From the genome of Leptospira saintgironsiae, one region includes:
- a CDS encoding FliG C-terminal domain-containing protein → MSILSGKRNRAGQLLRILGEHLPPEVFRHLGPQDTSKLLESFHKSTKVEAKQERELLGSFLEGLSSVPKEGIDRDTLALIQELETILKEDLVTEPEWSEELKSYTKEELSKIVAGESADRIALIFCYADPDTSARVLEEFPEETQEEILLSIRNLDLSSAGLMDSLERFLRFKKEVLKSPQSGVPTRDKGGKRAAELLGKLDPQDSQKLFSRIREKSQSFAENINKHFFRMEDLMDLSREALNKFMGEIHPIVTATAFKGTEPETKQVLLERLDPTLASSIRLEEDSMGPVSLAEIETAQNGLLEIFKESVESGRIKFRRKN, encoded by the coding sequence ATGAGTATCCTGTCCGGAAAAAGAAACCGGGCGGGACAGCTCCTCCGAATCCTGGGGGAGCATCTTCCCCCGGAAGTGTTTCGTCACCTTGGGCCTCAGGACACATCGAAACTTTTAGAAAGTTTTCACAAGTCCACCAAAGTAGAAGCGAAACAAGAAAGAGAACTTTTAGGTTCCTTTTTAGAAGGACTCTCAAGCGTCCCGAAAGAAGGAATCGATCGAGACACCTTGGCCCTAATCCAAGAACTCGAAACGATCTTAAAAGAAGATTTGGTTACCGAGCCAGAATGGTCGGAGGAACTCAAATCTTATACCAAGGAAGAACTTTCCAAGATTGTAGCCGGAGAATCCGCAGACAGGATCGCACTCATATTCTGCTACGCGGATCCGGATACTTCTGCCAGAGTATTGGAAGAATTCCCGGAAGAAACCCAGGAGGAGATCCTACTTTCTATACGGAATTTGGACCTTTCTTCTGCGGGACTTATGGACTCTTTGGAGAGGTTTTTGCGCTTCAAGAAGGAAGTCCTGAAATCTCCCCAGTCTGGAGTTCCTACCAGGGATAAGGGTGGCAAAAGAGCCGCAGAACTCTTGGGCAAATTAGACCCCCAAGATTCCCAGAAATTATTCTCCAGGATACGCGAAAAGAGCCAGTCGTTTGCCGAAAATATAAATAAGCATTTCTTCCGAATGGAAGACCTGATGGATCTAAGCCGAGAAGCCCTAAACAAGTTTATGGGAGAGATCCATCCAATCGTGACCGCGACCGCCTTTAAAGGCACTGAACCGGAAACGAAACAGGTCTTACTGGAAAGGTTAGATCCAACGCTAGCCTCCTCCATCCGATTGGAAGAAGATTCTATGGGTCCGGTTTCCCTCGCAGAGATTGAAACCGCTCAAAACGGACTACTTGAAATTTTTAAGGAATCCGTAGAATCAGGAAGAATCAAGTTCCGGAGAAAGAACTAA
- a CDS encoding DUF3089 domain-containing protein, whose translation MKFLYNSLFISIISIFSFQCIYLIKPRKNFEESKNLISPDYSKSEFWAALPDKKDNADLVPGNSGLKENQSLAEVDTFYIHPTTLLLRPKYWNGDLKDEDLNDRTDKHPIKTQASAFNECCKVYAPRYRQAAFFVFTKDVPESEAALDFAFQDVKASFLYYMKNWNKGRPYIIASHSQGTRHSVRLLKEVIATNPEYKKNLVVSYSIGFPFKQEETGLPVCSSPKDTGCVVGWNSYIWGNSPGRLLDRYGKDTVCVNPLSWKHDEEVSPKSENLGSVNRSFDQLIPGVADAKCNSGVLWIHEPEISRTPNLGKDGNLHTGDFHFFYANIRKNAKERLEAFLKKR comes from the coding sequence ATGAAATTTTTATACAATTCTCTTTTTATTTCTATAATTTCTATTTTTAGTTTTCAATGTATATATCTCATCAAACCCAGAAAGAATTTTGAAGAGAGTAAAAATTTAATTTCTCCTGATTATTCTAAGTCTGAGTTTTGGGCTGCTCTTCCTGATAAAAAAGATAATGCAGATCTTGTTCCTGGAAATTCAGGCTTAAAAGAAAATCAATCCTTAGCAGAGGTGGATACTTTTTATATTCATCCGACAACCTTACTTCTTCGACCTAAATATTGGAATGGAGATCTAAAGGACGAGGACTTGAATGACAGAACTGATAAACATCCTATCAAAACCCAAGCAAGTGCATTCAATGAATGTTGTAAGGTCTATGCTCCCAGATATAGACAGGCTGCATTTTTTGTTTTTACAAAGGATGTTCCAGAAAGTGAAGCAGCATTAGATTTTGCATTCCAAGATGTGAAAGCTTCCTTTTTATATTATATGAAAAATTGGAATAAGGGCCGTCCTTATATCATTGCTTCTCATAGCCAAGGCACAAGGCATTCTGTCCGTTTACTAAAAGAGGTGATTGCTACTAATCCGGAATATAAGAAAAACCTGGTAGTGAGTTATTCAATTGGATTTCCATTTAAACAAGAAGAGACGGGTTTACCTGTTTGTTCCAGTCCGAAAGATACTGGATGTGTTGTAGGTTGGAATTCCTATATTTGGGGAAATTCTCCAGGTAGATTATTGGATAGATATGGAAAAGATACTGTTTGCGTAAATCCTCTCAGTTGGAAACATGATGAAGAGGTGTCTCCTAAATCTGAAAATTTGGGGAGTGTGAATCGAAGTTTTGATCAATTGATCCCAGGTGTTGCAGATGCAAAATGTAATTCTGGAGTTTTATGGATCCACGAACCTGAGATAAGCCGGACCCCAAACCTAGGAAAAGATGGAAATTTACATACTGGAGATTTTCATTTCTTCTACGCGAATATTAGAAAAAACGCAAAGGAAAGATTAGAAGCTTTTCTAAAGAAACGTTAA
- a CDS encoding DUF4349 domain-containing protein, whose protein sequence is MEQLSGLSKFIKKFSLVFAGIFVFLFIIRLIYSYAVGPETNIVNQEQGSTINFDYGRKNYASEKFYAPQDKITVSSSSQKYEKVAAVSSKTSEFDENEKKTRKIVEDVKGVIQYEQRSGLAGKRTLQLGIGVNPDKFDSVVDSIQTIGMIDSISVNKTDKTNEYKNITATRISLEKSKAGLLSLKGRNGKIEELISLEKEILEIEGKIQDLGVKLGEFDQENEFCTIKFTLKETGAVSGGFITFLKKCKISLEWTIKYGLLFSFLYAFASVGGWITWFFGVKILAYLRSKGIL, encoded by the coding sequence ATGGAACAATTAAGCGGTTTATCTAAATTTATAAAAAAGTTTTCTCTCGTATTTGCGGGAATTTTTGTATTTCTATTTATAATCAGGCTCATCTACAGTTATGCAGTCGGCCCTGAAACAAATATTGTAAACCAAGAACAAGGTTCTACTATCAATTTCGATTATGGACGTAAGAACTACGCTTCTGAAAAATTTTATGCGCCTCAGGATAAGATCACTGTTTCTAGTTCTTCCCAAAAGTATGAGAAGGTAGCTGCAGTTTCTTCCAAAACTTCTGAGTTTGATGAAAACGAAAAGAAAACCCGCAAGATAGTAGAAGATGTAAAAGGTGTAATCCAGTATGAACAAAGATCTGGGCTTGCTGGCAAAAGAACATTGCAGTTGGGTATAGGAGTAAATCCAGATAAATTCGATTCTGTGGTAGATTCCATCCAGACAATTGGCATGATAGATTCAATTTCTGTGAATAAAACAGACAAAACAAATGAATATAAAAACATCACCGCCACTCGAATCTCCTTAGAAAAATCCAAAGCAGGACTTTTAAGTTTAAAAGGAAGAAACGGTAAAATCGAAGAATTGATTTCTTTAGAAAAAGAAATTTTAGAGATAGAAGGTAAGATCCAAGACTTAGGAGTAAAGTTAGGAGAATTCGATCAAGAGAATGAATTCTGCACAATCAAATTTACATTAAAAGAAACAGGTGCAGTCTCCGGCGGATTTATTACTTTTTTAAAGAAGTGTAAAATATCCTTGGAGTGGACCATCAAATACGGATTATTATTCTCTTTCCTCTACGCTTTTGCATCCGTAGGAGGATGGATCACTTGGTTCTTTGGTGTGAAAATCCTGGCCTACTTAAGATCTAAAGGAATTCTTTAA
- the fliH gene encoding flagellar assembly protein FliH: MAKLVFKPIQIADMQDQVELQIPDKYKKFHRDEDAEEFEVDQEGNIIEQYQGPSIEEIEAELNRYKEETEENIKTMLEDSRRKSEEIEEEGRKKAFQMIQDSKEKIKLEEDSGKAKAEQILERAKMEAERMIKEAEMKTAEIEHEAYLKGFEAGREVGFRKGQGEVRRLIDRLGTIVGKAIDIRAELIQASEKQMVEMILIIARKIIKDEIIERKEIVLNNIREALKRIKDRDRVDIRVNFADLEITTAHKDELIKLMESLRKVNIYEDSRVDRGGVIIETDVGAIDARISTQLKEIEEAIRNAEPI, encoded by the coding sequence ATGGCAAAACTAGTCTTCAAACCTATCCAAATCGCGGACATGCAGGATCAGGTAGAGCTGCAAATTCCGGATAAATATAAAAAATTCCATAGGGACGAAGACGCCGAAGAGTTCGAAGTCGACCAAGAAGGAAATATTATAGAGCAATACCAAGGTCCTTCCATCGAAGAGATCGAGGCGGAGCTAAACCGTTATAAAGAAGAAACAGAAGAAAATATAAAAACAATGCTCGAGGACTCCCGTCGTAAGTCGGAGGAAATCGAGGAAGAAGGTCGTAAAAAAGCCTTCCAAATGATCCAGGATTCCAAAGAGAAGATCAAACTAGAAGAGGATTCAGGTAAAGCCAAAGCGGAACAGATCTTGGAAAGAGCCAAGATGGAAGCCGAAAGAATGATCAAAGAAGCCGAGATGAAAACGGCAGAGATCGAACATGAGGCTTACTTAAAAGGATTTGAAGCTGGACGAGAAGTTGGTTTCAGAAAAGGACAAGGAGAAGTCCGACGCCTAATCGACCGCCTCGGAACCATCGTAGGTAAGGCAATCGATATCCGTGCAGAACTTATTCAAGCTTCTGAAAAACAGATGGTGGAGATGATCCTTATCATCGCTCGTAAGATCATCAAAGATGAGATCATTGAACGTAAAGAAATCGTACTCAATAATATTAGAGAAGCCCTGAAACGTATCAAAGACAGAGATCGTGTGGATATCCGAGTCAACTTTGCGGACTTGGAGATCACCACTGCTCACAAAGACGAACTTATCAAACTTATGGAGTCTCTTCGCAAGGTCAATATCTACGAAGACTCTCGCGTCGACAGAGGCGGGGTCATCATCGAAACAGATGTTGGTGCCATCGATGCAAGGATCTCCACCCAGCTCAAAGAAATCGAAGAAGCAATTCGAAATGCGGAGCCGATCTAA
- a CDS encoding TOBE domain-containing protein, with translation MKKKTILFLSLLVISTGAIYSKSKKNSAPPKPKYVSGEELVNNPGKAVGETVRVAGTVTHVLYKGNSIRFVVHFSGKPVVLDSDDYSLMNRVSVGSYVEVCGFYLKNKKLDLDGKRTDMPSIVVEQTYCTN, from the coding sequence ATGAAAAAGAAAACGATCCTATTTCTTTCACTATTAGTAATTTCTACAGGAGCTATTTACTCTAAGAGCAAAAAAAATTCTGCTCCTCCAAAACCTAAATACGTTTCTGGCGAAGAGTTAGTAAATAATCCTGGAAAGGCTGTAGGAGAAACTGTCCGAGTCGCAGGAACAGTAACTCATGTATTATACAAAGGAAATTCCATCCGATTTGTAGTCCATTTTTCCGGTAAACCAGTAGTTTTAGATTCCGACGATTATAGCTTAATGAATCGAGTATCTGTTGGTTCTTATGTAGAAGTCTGCGGATTTTATCTAAAAAATAAAAAACTGGATCTAGATGGAAAAAGAACAGATATGCCTTCTATCGTAGTCGAGCAAACTTACTGTACGAATTAA
- a CDS encoding TrmH family RNA methyltransferase, which produces MKLNGEHSNFINLEEAKQLEEYFKTLISAEKVSKIQEVASFRTKYLTIVMEDIFQPYNASAPVRTSECLGLTELHVIENKNSYKPNEGISLGAQKWIQIHRYQKPDFDNTRHCISGLKEKGYRIIATSPHSLENSYELDTLPLDKPSAILFGSEEKGLSSYSMGEADVFLKLPMYGFTESYNISVTVAIVLSHLAFRLRKEVPNWALTEEEQIHIRNSYYKKVLYKGNLVESDLLQRIRSEAARVQ; this is translated from the coding sequence ATGAAACTTAACGGGGAACATTCAAATTTTATAAATCTAGAAGAAGCGAAGCAGTTAGAAGAATATTTTAAAACTTTAATATCAGCGGAGAAGGTCTCAAAGATCCAAGAAGTTGCTTCTTTTCGTACAAAGTACTTAACAATTGTAATGGAGGATATATTCCAACCTTATAATGCTAGTGCTCCAGTGCGAACTTCTGAATGTTTGGGCTTAACAGAGCTCCATGTCATAGAAAATAAAAACTCTTATAAACCCAATGAAGGAATTTCTTTAGGCGCTCAAAAATGGATACAGATCCACAGATACCAAAAGCCAGATTTCGATAATACTAGACATTGTATAAGCGGTTTAAAGGAGAAGGGTTATAGGATTATCGCAACTTCTCCACATTCATTAGAAAATTCTTACGAATTGGATACCTTGCCTTTGGATAAACCTAGCGCTATCTTATTCGGATCAGAAGAAAAAGGATTATCTTCTTATTCAATGGGAGAAGCAGACGTATTCCTAAAACTTCCTATGTACGGTTTTACCGAAAGTTATAATATTTCTGTAACAGTGGCAATTGTACTTTCTCACCTAGCGTTTCGTTTAAGAAAAGAAGTTCCAAACTGGGCTTTAACGGAAGAGGAACAGATTCATATCCGAAATTCCTATTATAAAAAAGTTCTATATAAAGGAAATTTAGTAGAATCGGATCTACTCCAAAGGATCAGATCCGAAGCAGCAAGGGTCCAATAA
- a CDS encoding FliI/YscN family ATPase gives MIEKKFHEKVDVISKYFLILDRTETIRKSGRVVRVSGNVIYSEGPPDSKIGEIMEVQKAGTEGYLQCEIVGFENHVYTLMPLGPVEGVYPDAFVFSSGRSLNVPVGRELLGRVLNGVGRPIDKKGLIITSEEKSPEGESINPLDRPVIRDILLTGVRAIDGILTVGRGQRLGIFSGSGVGKSSLLGMIARFTNADVNVIALVGERGREVNEFLERDLGKEGLARSVVFAATSDAPKMEQVNCALLATSVAEYFREQGLHVNLMMDSLTRFAHANREISVSNHEPPITRGFSSSVFTKLAKLVERSGTSKSGGSITGFYTVLTDTDEMEDPIADAVRGYIDGHIILSRKMAERNHYPAIDVPASLSRVMQSIVDEDQFMRAGMIRELISTYNSVEELILLNAYVRGSDPKVDLAIRKKDKIDSYLKQRLMDRSLFPQTVSGLRDILKEEREEEEF, from the coding sequence ATGATAGAGAAGAAGTTTCACGAAAAGGTAGACGTCATCTCCAAGTATTTCCTGATCTTGGACCGCACAGAAACCATCCGCAAATCGGGACGAGTTGTTCGCGTCTCCGGAAACGTAATTTATTCAGAAGGACCTCCAGACTCCAAGATCGGAGAGATCATGGAAGTCCAAAAAGCAGGAACAGAAGGTTACCTGCAATGCGAGATCGTTGGTTTCGAAAATCATGTATATACACTAATGCCTCTCGGTCCTGTAGAAGGTGTATACCCTGATGCTTTTGTGTTTTCTTCAGGAAGAAGTTTAAATGTTCCAGTAGGAAGAGAACTACTCGGTCGTGTATTGAATGGAGTAGGACGTCCTATCGACAAAAAAGGACTCATCATCACTTCTGAAGAAAAATCTCCAGAAGGAGAAAGTATCAATCCACTAGATAGACCTGTGATCCGGGACATTCTTCTTACAGGAGTAAGAGCGATAGATGGAATTTTAACAGTAGGTAGAGGACAAAGATTAGGGATATTCTCCGGATCCGGTGTAGGAAAATCCAGTTTACTCGGTATGATCGCAAGGTTCACTAATGCGGACGTAAACGTGATCGCACTCGTGGGAGAACGAGGCAGAGAGGTGAATGAATTTTTAGAGAGAGACTTAGGGAAAGAAGGTCTCGCAAGATCTGTAGTATTTGCCGCAACCTCCGACGCACCTAAGATGGAACAGGTAAACTGCGCTCTACTCGCCACTTCCGTTGCGGAATATTTTAGAGAACAAGGACTTCATGTAAATTTAATGATGGATTCCTTGACCAGGTTTGCACATGCAAATAGAGAGATCTCTGTTTCTAACCATGAACCTCCAATCACAAGAGGTTTTAGTTCATCTGTTTTTACTAAATTAGCAAAACTTGTAGAACGTTCAGGTACTTCTAAATCAGGAGGAAGTATCACAGGGTTTTACACTGTCCTAACCGATACCGATGAGATGGAAGATCCGATCGCAGACGCAGTCCGTGGTTATATAGACGGTCACATCATTCTTTCGCGCAAAATGGCCGAAAGAAACCATTATCCTGCAATCGATGTCCCTGCCTCCCTTTCCAGGGTAATGCAATCTATAGTTGACGAAGACCAGTTCATGAGAGCTGGTATGATCAGAGAACTTATCTCCACTTATAATTCAGTGGAAGAATTGATCTTATTGAATGCATACGTAAGAGGATCAGATCCTAAAGTGGATCTTGCCATTCGCAAAAAAGATAAGATAGATTCTTATCTAAAACAAAGACTTATGGACAGAAGTCTTTTTCCACAAACAGTCAGCGGCTTAAGAGATATCTTAAAAGAAGAAAGAGAAGAAGAGGAATTTTAA
- a CDS encoding DUF370 domain-containing protein, whose protein sequence is MSQFSVLNVGFGNIVMVSKIVGIIHSDSASAKRIRNEAKSNNNLVDATQGKKTRSIIITDSNHLILSNLRVEALTRRIESRDNSIAEEEEEKD, encoded by the coding sequence ATGTCCCAATTTAGCGTCTTGAACGTTGGTTTTGGAAATATAGTTATGGTTTCCAAAATTGTAGGTATCATTCATTCGGATTCAGCTTCTGCAAAAAGGATCCGAAACGAAGCCAAAAGTAATAACAATTTGGTAGACGCGACCCAGGGAAAAAAGACCAGGTCCATTATAATCACTGACTCCAATCATCTGATCCTTTCCAACTTAAGAGTGGAAGCCCTCACAAGAAGGATAGAAAGCAGGGATAATTCTATCGCAGAAGAAGAGGAAGAAAAGGACTGA
- the fliJ gene encoding flagellar export protein FliJ — translation MKRFQFRLEPVLRLKKIKEDQKLKELSELVAEVNQRQSEIDSNDTRIHSLSATTLSGSTDLREYSYLQTYMRQLLTRNSELENEIRSFDEPVEKKRTEVSEARKEKKVLELLKENRFKEYMRSYRKAEKIQAEEQFLADLYRKTREEIYGDDRSKRDPKVFTYDTGGAERTGTEDAGLSELRKLYERYKK, via the coding sequence ATGAAAAGATTCCAATTCAGGCTCGAACCTGTACTTCGTTTAAAGAAGATCAAAGAGGACCAAAAACTCAAAGAACTTTCTGAACTTGTGGCCGAAGTCAACCAAAGACAATCAGAAATAGATTCCAATGATACAAGGATACATTCTTTATCTGCTACAACACTTTCAGGAAGTACAGACTTAAGAGAATATTCTTATTTGCAAACTTATATGAGACAACTCTTAACTCGGAATTCCGAGTTAGAAAATGAGATACGTTCTTTTGATGAACCGGTTGAGAAAAAAAGAACAGAAGTCTCAGAGGCAAGAAAAGAAAAGAAGGTACTGGAACTTCTAAAAGAAAACCGCTTCAAGGAGTATATGCGCTCCTATAGAAAGGCGGAAAAAATCCAGGCAGAAGAGCAATTTTTAGCTGATCTTTATAGGAAAACTAGGGAGGAAATATATGGGGATGATAGATCTAAACGGGATCCGAAAGTATTTACCTATGACACGGGAGGCGCTGAGCGCACCGGTACAGAAGATGCGGGACTTTCTGAGCTCAGAAAACTTTACGAGCGTTATAAAAAGTGA
- the gmk gene encoding guanylate kinase, which produces MVLSSVAGGGKSTLIQMIRAKHPDLAFSVSCTTRAPRPGDKEGVTYFFLSKEKFESGIDKGEFLEWAKVHDNYYGTPVIFVNQCMSAGKSVIMDLDVQGAAQVKQKLGKEAITIFILPPNEEEWEKRLRGRGTDSEESILKRIKNGKEELAHKDEFDHIIVNDTLEHALSRLEEILF; this is translated from the coding sequence ATCGTTCTATCCTCTGTAGCAGGAGGAGGCAAATCCACACTTATCCAAATGATCCGAGCCAAACATCCAGATTTGGCTTTTTCAGTTTCGTGTACTACGAGAGCTCCACGCCCCGGTGACAAGGAAGGGGTAACGTATTTTTTCTTAAGCAAAGAAAAATTCGAATCCGGAATTGATAAGGGAGAATTTTTAGAATGGGCCAAGGTCCACGATAATTATTACGGAACTCCCGTAATATTCGTAAACCAATGTATGTCTGCAGGTAAATCGGTGATCATGGATCTGGACGTGCAAGGAGCGGCTCAGGTAAAACAAAAGCTTGGAAAAGAAGCGATCACGATCTTTATACTTCCTCCAAATGAAGAAGAATGGGAAAAAAGGTTACGTGGTAGAGGAACTGATTCGGAAGAAAGTATCCTAAAACGTATTAAGAACGGAAAAGAAGAATTGGCTCATAAAGACGAGTTCGATCATATTATAGTGAATGATACGTTGGAACACGCCTTATCTCGTTTGGAAGAAATTTTATTTTAA
- the fliF gene encoding flagellar basal-body MS-ring/collar protein FliF translates to MPEQLQKILNNIKEFFNSLDTTKKLILGGVAITVVVALGLLTTVSSQKNKTILFQNMTAKDFAEVTKKLDSMGYSYSTGDTSIVSVDPEQRQEIITKLAQENLIPAGVQGWELFNVEKFTETQFDKDIKKYRALKGAIEQSLMTLRPVDKAFVNIAIPEDELFNSNASPVKASVILHFIPGVEGISKKEVKGIVNLVSRAVPKLKPENVVVADADGKIISDFEEDLEKERLELRVVQEKLRIQEEQRIQRLIDVRNTLRWFLGGEDRVDITRFEYMLNWDKESYKDNQVSPVIERPDDPNTPYSELKIVDGYSLKVSSKETSEQFTGRGFTPDGPAGTEPNLPPGYKDTDYQKADYKKTENINNFEFNRRVSEVQKQPWKIEKVNLSVVVDGQWTKKENADGTGYDRTYIPVSDEDIRTVRKNLEAAVGIDKARGDQISVISIAKDRSAQFAAEDEELRKQKAIRQMVIASLVIVLFLILTILIYRAIKKEIARRRRLREEELAAMQQMMREAALRVMDDGSAEVELSLDEKLRRELLENAINLAREKPEEVAQLLRTWLSEEEAT, encoded by the coding sequence ATGCCCGAGCAATTACAAAAGATTCTGAATAATATCAAAGAGTTCTTCAACTCTTTAGATACGACAAAGAAACTGATTTTAGGTGGAGTGGCGATCACTGTGGTCGTTGCCTTAGGGCTTCTGACAACCGTTTCCTCTCAAAAGAACAAGACTATCTTGTTCCAAAACATGACTGCGAAGGATTTCGCAGAGGTTACCAAAAAATTGGACTCCATGGGCTATTCATATAGCACTGGGGACACCAGTATTGTGAGCGTGGATCCCGAGCAAAGGCAGGAGATTATCACAAAACTTGCCCAAGAGAACCTGATCCCTGCAGGCGTGCAAGGATGGGAACTCTTCAACGTGGAGAAATTCACCGAGACCCAGTTCGACAAGGACATCAAAAAATACAGAGCCTTAAAAGGAGCCATCGAGCAATCCTTGATGACACTAAGACCTGTAGACAAAGCATTCGTGAACATCGCAATACCGGAAGATGAACTGTTCAATTCGAATGCTTCTCCGGTAAAAGCCTCAGTCATTTTACATTTTATCCCTGGAGTCGAAGGGATTTCCAAAAAAGAAGTTAAAGGTATCGTAAACTTGGTTTCCCGAGCGGTCCCTAAACTCAAACCGGAAAACGTAGTAGTCGCAGATGCAGACGGCAAGATCATCTCCGACTTCGAAGAAGATTTAGAAAAAGAAAGATTAGAACTCAGAGTTGTCCAAGAGAAATTGAGGATCCAAGAAGAACAAAGGATTCAAAGATTAATCGACGTAAGAAACACTCTTCGTTGGTTTTTAGGCGGAGAAGACAGAGTAGATATCACTCGCTTTGAGTACATGTTAAATTGGGACAAGGAATCTTATAAAGATAACCAAGTTTCCCCAGTAATCGAAAGACCGGATGATCCGAATACTCCTTACTCTGAATTAAAGATCGTAGATGGTTATAGCTTAAAAGTTTCCTCCAAAGAAACCAGCGAACAATTCACAGGAAGAGGGTTCACTCCAGACGGACCTGCAGGAACAGAACCTAACCTTCCTCCTGGTTATAAAGACACCGACTATCAAAAAGCGGATTATAAGAAAACCGAGAATATCAATAACTTCGAATTCAACAGAAGAGTTAGCGAAGTCCAAAAACAACCTTGGAAGATCGAAAAAGTAAATCTCTCCGTGGTAGTAGACGGCCAGTGGACTAAAAAAGAAAACGCGGATGGAACTGGTTACGACAGAACTTATATCCCAGTTTCTGACGAAGACATTAGAACTGTTCGTAAAAACTTAGAAGCAGCAGTAGGTATAGACAAAGCAAGAGGAGACCAGATCTCCGTAATCAGCATTGCTAAAGACCGCTCCGCACAGTTCGCTGCAGAAGACGAAGAATTAAGAAAACAGAAAGCGATCCGCCAAATGGTAATCGCATCGTTAGTCATAGTATTATTCTTAATACTCACTATCCTCATCTACAGAGCGATCAAAAAAGAAATCGCAAGACGCCGCAGACTACGCGAAGAAGAACTCGCAGCAATGCAGCAGATGATGAGAGAAGCAGCTCTCCGAGTCATGGACGATGGAAGCGCAGAAGTCGAACTCTCTCTGGACGAAAAACTCAGAAGAGAACTTCTCGAAAACGCAATCAATCTCGCCAGGGAAAAACCGGAAGAAGTGGCACAACTTCTACGCACCTGGTTATCTGAAGAGGAAGCAACCTAA
- a CDS encoding periplasmic-type flagellar collar protein FlbB, with protein sequence MASLSDKARAVYLVLLIFFLVLIGFFAFHYFQIIDAAEIFPFLRTEPGLVNADSESPSELEKLEFRKEMERLAKDRDDISQKEEELKKEKERLEAELEKIEELKRGLTSKENELKSSESEKNSRGKLVKVMAEKVANMPPDNAVQMLTNWPDKDIIDVFIQMDKDAEQDGRQTITTYLLTLFPAERRANITNKWLSRSDVIKAPESNSESEEL encoded by the coding sequence GTGGCAAGTTTAAGCGATAAAGCAAGAGCAGTATATCTAGTACTTCTGATCTTCTTCCTAGTGTTGATCGGATTTTTTGCGTTCCATTATTTTCAGATCATAGACGCTGCTGAAATTTTTCCTTTCTTAAGAACAGAACCAGGACTCGTAAATGCGGACTCAGAGTCCCCTTCTGAATTAGAGAAGTTAGAGTTTCGTAAAGAGATGGAAAGACTCGCTAAAGACAGAGACGATATCTCTCAGAAAGAAGAGGAATTAAAAAAAGAAAAAGAGCGCCTGGAAGCAGAACTCGAGAAAATTGAGGAACTCAAACGAGGTCTTACTTCTAAGGAGAATGAGCTCAAATCTTCTGAATCTGAAAAAAATAGTAGAGGTAAATTGGTTAAGGTTATGGCGGAGAAGGTTGCAAATATGCCTCCTGATAACGCAGTGCAAATGCTTACCAATTGGCCGGACAAAGACATTATAGATGTATTCATCCAAATGGACAAGGACGCAGAACAGGACGGTAGACAAACAATCACTACTTACCTTCTTACCTTGTTCCCGGCAGAACGCAGGGCGAATATTACAAATAAATGGTTGTCCAGATCAGACGTGATCAAGGCTCCTGAATCCAATTCTGAGTCGGAAGAACTTTAA